GTGCGCTGTCGGAAACCTGGGGCGATCTCCTGCGCGGCGCGGGCGCGGCCAGCCGTCTGCATGAACTGATGATCGCCGTGCCCCAGATTTCGCCACCGGCCCAGCCCAAGGCTCTTCCTCGCCTGCCCTCGGGCGCACGGCTGGAGTTCGACAAGGTGCATTTCCGCTATCCGACCCGGCCCGGTCAGGCTGCGCTCAACGGCGTCTCGCTGGACATCGCGCCCGGCCAGACCGTGGCCGTCGTCGGTCCCTCGGGCGCGGGCAAGTCGACCCTGATCCAGCTGGCGCTGCGCTTTTACGATCCGGACGCTGGCGAAATCCGCCTGAACGGCATTCCCTTGCGGGAGCTCGATCCGGCGGACCTGCGCGGCATGATGGCGATGGTGCCGCAGGAAAGCATCATCTTTGCCGCCTCCGCCCGCGACAATCTGCGCTATGGCCGATGGGACGCCACGGACGAGGAAATCTGGGCGGCAGCGCGATCCGCCAATGCGGAATCCTTTTTGCGCGCCCTGCCTGAAGGATTGGACAGCCATCTGGGCGAAGGCGGTTCGCGCCTGTCGGGCGGCCAGCGCCAGCGCGTGTCGATTGCTCGCGCCCTTTTGCGCGATGCGCCGATTTTGCTGCTGGACGAGGCCACTTCCGCGCTGGATGCCGAATCGGAGGAATTGGTCAAGGACGCGCTCGAACGATTGATGCGGAACCGGACGACCATCGTCATAGCCCATCGGCTGGCGACGGTCCGCGCGGCGGATCGCATCGCGGTGCTGGATCAGGGCACGGTCGTCGAACAAGGCGATCATACCGCCCTGGTGGCCGAAGGAGGCCTTTACGCCCGTCTGGCGCGTCTGCAATTCCAGGACGGCGTGGCGGCCTGAGCAACAGGCAGCATCCCCTGCCTATCAATTCACAGGGCTGTGGCGCGCCTGCTTGATGACATGATCGAGGATGGCGGGATGCAGCGGCTTGTCGAAAACGCATCCGGCTTCATGCGCCTGCGTCCACAGGACAACCGCGCGGCGTCCTTCGAAGCCCGGCAGGGCGACCCATAATTCCTTGCCGGGGCTCAGCTTTGCAAAGCTTTGGAGACGAAAGCCGGTCAGCGACAAGTTGGTGATCCGGCTGGTGAACCAGTTTTCGCCTGGCCGGCGAACCTTCACGGCGATGGACACGGATTGCCGCACCGCCCCGCGTTCCTTCCGATCCGGCCCTGCCGGCCGTTCGGCATCGATGGTCCGATATTTCATCATACCACGCCTTGCTATGCGCCTTCATCGTAAGGAACAGGTTAACGTCCGTCCGCGCAAGCAAGCCCGGAACGAAAAAAGGGCCGCCGAAGCGGCCCTCTCACAGGCGGGATCGATCTCCCGGCGCGTGGAGAAATGGACTTACCTCTTTCCCATCGCGCCGAACGGATCAGAAGCTGCCATATTGCTCATTGCCGACGAAGCCCAGCTTCGTCACGCCGGCGCGCTTGATTTCCGCCAACACCTCATCGACCACGACATAGCGGGTCTGGGCATTGGGCTGGAACTGAAGCTCCGGCTCGACGGGCAGACGCAGCGACTGTTGCAGATATTGACGCAACGTCAGCAGGTCGATCGGCGAGCCATTCCAGGTGATGACACCGCTGGGATCGATCGCGACCTTGTTCTTCACAGGGTCGATCACGCTATCGGTCGGCGGCGCGTTCTGCGGCAGGTCGATCTTGACCGCGTGGGTCTGGATCGGGATGGTGATGATGAACATGATGAGGAGAACGAGCATGACGTCGATCAACGGCGTCGTGTTCATTTCCATCATCGGCTCGCCATCGTCTTTTCCGGCACTCATAGCCATCGGGCGATACTCCTAGAACTTTTACAGCCGGTGCGTGGTCGTGCCCGGTTCGGGTTCGGAGATGAAACCGACCTTCGGGAAACCAGCGCGTTGCATCGTATAGATCGTGCCACCGATGCAGCGGTACGGGACGTTGATGTCGCCGCGAATATGCACTTCGGGCAGATCTTCAGGGGTCAGGTTTTCGACACCGCCCGCCTTCTTGATATCCGCTTCCAGCTTCGCGACCGCACGATTGAGCAGTTCATCGGAGGAAACCCGGGTCAGGTTCCAATATACCGCACAACTGCCGTCCGAACCGGACGTGACTGACAGGGAAACATTTTCCGGCTTCGTCGTCGTCGGCTCGAACGCCACCTTGGGGAGCTGCAGCTGAACCGTCTGGACGACGACCGGGACCGCGATGAGGAAGATGATGAGCAACACCAGCATGACGTCGACGAGCGGCGTCGTGTTGATGTCGGACATCGGCGTGTCTTCACCGCCGTCGGAGCCAACACTCATTGCCATTGATAATATCCTAACATGCGTCTCTATGGCGCCCCGCCGGGCGAGGCCCACGGCCGGACGGGAACCGGACGGTCGCAGCCGCCCGCCGGTTCCCGCACCGGCTTTTCAAGCGATCAGGCCTTGGTCGGCGCAGCGGCCGGCTTGGCAGCCGAAGCCGCAGGAGCAGCCGCCACCGACGGACGGACGGCGCCGTTCGAAACCAGATAGGCCAGCAGATCGACGGTGAAGCTGTTCAGCTGCTCTGCGATCGACTTGTTGCGGCGCTGCAGGAAGTTGTATGCCAGCACCGCGGGAACGGCCACGGCCAGACCCAGGGCGGTCATGATGAGCGCCTCACCGACCGGACCGGCGACCGCGTCGATCGACGCCTGACCGGCGGCGCCGATCTTGATGAGCGCGCGGTAGATGCCGATAACCGTACCGAACAGACCGATGAACGGCGAAGTCGCGCCGACGGTCGCAAGGAAGGCCAGACCACCGCCAAGGCTGGAATTGATCTGCGCTTCCGACCGCGCGAGCGAGCCGTGCAGCCAGTCGTGCGCCTCGACCGGATCGGTCAGCTTGGTGTGTTCTTCCTGCGCCTTGATGCCGTCATCGACGATCTGCTTGTAGGCGGAGTTCTTCTCCAGCTTCGCCGCGCCTTCCTTCAGGCTGGGCGCGCGCCAGAAGGTCGCGCGGACCTTCTTGCCCTGGCTGATGACCTTTTGCTGTTCGATCAGCTTGGTAAACAGGATGTAGAAGGTGCCGACCGACATGGCGCAAAGGATGATGAAGACGGTCCAGGCGATGACGCCGCCCTGCTCGAGGGCTTCCATCAGGCCGTAGGGATTGGCCGCCTTTGGGGCAGCGGCCGCTGCGATAGACATCAACATGTTCAAGACTTCCCTCTCAAATAGATCGTAAGAAAGGGAAGGCGGCGCAGGACGCCAGCCTCCCCGTCACTGGATTATTCCGGCAGCCGCCACGTGATGCGGCCGGTATAGGTGTCGGCCATCGGCTGACCGTCGCTTCCCTTCGCCGGCTTGAAGCGCGCACGCTTCGGCAGCAGGCGGCAGGTCGCCTCGTCGAGATCGGGATGTCCGGTCGAAGAGGTGATCGTGCAGCTGGTCACACGGCCATCGCCATCGATTTCCAGTTTGAAACCGGCGGTGCCCGCCCGTTCCTCGCGCTGGGCGCGGCTGGGATAGTCGGCATCGCTGAGCCAGCTGCCCGGCGACGATCTGGGCGACGCACGCGTGGCGGCGACAGGCGGCGCGGGCGGAGGCGGCGGTGGGGGAGCCGCGACCGGAACCGGGTTGAAGATGGGAGGAGGCGTCCGCACGGTCTGAATCGGCGGCGCGGGGGCCGGCGTCTGCACGATCGGCGGGGGAGCGACGACCGGCGGCGGTTCGACCGGCTGCTCCGGCGGCGGCGGCGGCGGCTCCTCATCTGGTGGCGGCGGTTCCTCTTTCACGTCGATCACGTTCAGCTGTTCCGCCGCCTTTTTGACATATTTCATGCCAAGACCGGTGACGAAGGCATAGCCGAGAACAGCGTGAATCAGGGCGACGATAATGATCGAGATCGTGCGACTCGATCCTTGCGAGTGGTCAGCATAGGCCATTCGGCAACGACACTCCTTAACTCAGCTTAGTTGTTATTGTGCAAATCAGTCAAAACGACCCAGGACGTCCGGGGCCTCCCGGTCATCCTTGGCCCATATCCTTCTCATTTGCTACCCTTCAAATTCCTATCGCGGCATCTTCCGCCACGCAAACGTTTTATCGCTTTACCTGGTTGCGTTTACAAACAATCCTAGCATAGCGCTATGGAATGGCTTGCGTGTGACAATGATGCAACGGGTTGGCAGCATATGACAAACTTGACAGAAAAATATACCGGCCAGTGGAAAAGACTTCTTTGGGCCTGCCTCATTTTTGCCCCGAATCCCCTGATTTGGGGAGGTCCCATTGCGTATGCGACCCCTCAATCCGGGCAGTCCTCCGCCCCCCTGGCGCTGTCCTATGCGGATATCGTGGATCTTGCCGATGCCGCGCCGGTCATCGTCCAGGTGCGCATCCGCAACAGCATCCCGCTCTCCGCCGAACGGGCGGGAAATGTGCCGCCGGGCCATCGCCGGGTCTATATCGAGGCCGATGTAACCGCCCTGATTCGTGGCGAGGGAGGCATCAGCCCGGCTGTCACCTATCTGTATGACGCGCCAGCGGACGCCCGCGGAAAGATAGCCAAGCTGAAAAAGGCGCAGATGCTGCTGTTCGCGAAGCAGGGCTCGCGGCCGGGAGAAATCCAGCTGGTGGCGCGGGACGCCCAGATTCCCGCCACTCCGGCTGAAATGGAGCGGGTGAAGGGCATCGTTTCCACGCTGGTGTCACCCGGCGCGCCGCCCCGCATCAAGGGACCGGGCGATGCCTTCCACGTGTCAGGCACCATTGCGGGCGAAGGGGAAACGCAGATATTCCTGCGGACGGAAAATGGAGAGCCAGTATCCCTTTCCATCATCAGGCGGCCCGGTCAGGAACCGCGATGGGCCGTGGCGCTGGGCGAGATCGTCGATGAGGCCGCCCGCCCGCCCCAGCCGGGAAGCCTCCTCTGGTATCGGCTCGCCTGCGCCCTTCCCCCCGTCCTTCCGGCCCAGTCGGTCCGGACCTTGCCTCTGCCCGACGCGGAAGCGGCGCGCGCTGACTATCAGCTGGTGATGCAGGCCCTTGGGCCATGCGAAAGAACGAGGCAGCTTCGTTAGGGGGCCTGCTTTTCCTTGGACTATGGCGTTGGTGCCGCTATCAGCGCGGCCCTGACCTGCTGGAAGGATAAGGATAGGCCATGACTGATCTGCACCGCCATGCCCCGCTGCGCGTCGCGCTCGTCGGCCTGGGAACAGTGGGCGGCGGCGTCATTCGGCTGCTCCAGACCAACGGAGACCTGATCGCCCGCCGCGCCGGCTGTCCCATCCAGGTGGTCGCGATTTCCGCGCGCGACCGCAACAAGGACCGGGGCGTCGACCTGTCTCCCTATGAATGGGTGGACGACATGACGACGCTGGCGGCGCGGGACGATATCGATGTCGTGGTCGAACTGATCGGCGGCGCCGACGGGCCGGCGCTGACGCTCGCGCGGCAATGCCTTGCCGCCGGCAAGCCCTTCGTCACGGCGAACAAGGCCATGCTGGCGCATCATGGACTGGATCTGGCCGCGCTGGCGGAAAAGGCCGGGATCGCGCTAAAATATGAAGCGGCCGTCGCGGGCGGCATCCCGGTCATCAAGGGAATGCGGGAAGGCGCCGCCGCCAATGAGATCAGCCGCGTCTACGGCATCCTCAACGGCACCTGCAACTACATCCTGACCACCATGGAGAAGGAAGGACGCGGGTTCGACGAAGTGCTGAAGGAAGCACAGGAACTGGGCTATGCCGAGGCCGATCCCAGTTTCGACATCGACGGCGTGGACGCCGCGCACAAGCTGACCATTCTCGCCAGCCTGGCATTCGGCACCGAACTGGATTTCGACCATGTCGCGGTCACGGGCATCCGCCATGTGATTGCCGCCGACATCGCCGAAGCCGCCGTGCTGGGATATCGCATCCGCCTCGTCGGCATGGCGGAGAATGGGCCGGATGGCCTGTTCCAGCGTGTCCACCCGATGCTGGTGCCTACCGATCATCCGCTGGCCCATGTCGATGGATCGCTGAACGCGGTGGTGGTGGAAGGCAATTTCGTGGGACGGCTGTTCTTCGAAGGGCGGGGAGCTGGCGAAGGCCCCACGGCTTCGGCTGTCGTGGCGGATCTGATCGACGTCGCCCGCGATGAATATGGCGACGCCTTCGCCATGCCGGTCGCC
This genomic window from Sphingobium cloacae contains:
- a CDS encoding ExbD/TolR family protein — encoded protein: MAMSAGKDDGEPMMEMNTTPLIDVMLVLLIMFIITIPIQTHAVKIDLPQNAPPTDSVIDPVKNKVAIDPSGVITWNGSPIDLLTLRQYLQQSLRLPVEPELQFQPNAQTRYVVVDEVLAEIKRAGVTKLGFVGNEQYGSF
- a CDS encoding MotA/TolQ/ExbB proton channel family protein — translated: MSIAAAAAPKAANPYGLMEALEQGGVIAWTVFIILCAMSVGTFYILFTKLIEQQKVISQGKKVRATFWRAPSLKEGAAKLEKNSAYKQIVDDGIKAQEEHTKLTDPVEAHDWLHGSLARSEAQINSSLGGGLAFLATVGATSPFIGLFGTVIGIYRALIKIGAAGQASIDAVAGPVGEALIMTALGLAVAVPAVLAYNFLQRRNKSIAEQLNSFTVDLLAYLVSNGAVRPSVAAAPAASAAKPAAAPTKA
- a CDS encoding homoserine dehydrogenase, with protein sequence MTDLHRHAPLRVALVGLGTVGGGVIRLLQTNGDLIARRAGCPIQVVAISARDRNKDRGVDLSPYEWVDDMTTLAARDDIDVVVELIGGADGPALTLARQCLAAGKPFVTANKAMLAHHGLDLAALAEKAGIALKYEAAVAGGIPVIKGMREGAAANEISRVYGILNGTCNYILTTMEKEGRGFDEVLKEAQELGYAEADPSFDIDGVDAAHKLTILASLAFGTELDFDHVAVTGIRHVIAADIAEAAVLGYRIRLVGMAENGPDGLFQRVHPMLVPTDHPLAHVDGSLNAVVVEGNFVGRLFFEGRGAGEGPTASAVVADLIDVARDEYGDAFAMPVAALAPQKTADAGHRIGRSYLRFKVQDRPGVLAEIAAATRDAGVSIESMIQRGANQEDGVLVAIVTHAGEERCIQETLDRLAGSDSLLQTPMVMHILD
- a CDS encoding energy transducer TonB, which codes for MAYADHSQGSSRTISIIIVALIHAVLGYAFVTGLGMKYVKKAAEQLNVIDVKEEPPPPDEEPPPPPPEQPVEPPPVVAPPPIVQTPAPAPPIQTVRTPPPIFNPVPVAAPPPPPPPAPPVAATRASPRSSPGSWLSDADYPSRAQREERAGTAGFKLEIDGDGRVTSCTITSSTGHPDLDEATCRLLPKRARFKPAKGSDGQPMADTYTGRITWRLPE
- a CDS encoding ExbD/TolR family protein, giving the protein MAMSVGSDGGEDTPMSDINTTPLVDVMLVLLIIFLIAVPVVVQTVQLQLPKVAFEPTTTKPENVSLSVTSGSDGSCAVYWNLTRVSSDELLNRAVAKLEADIKKAGGVENLTPEDLPEVHIRGDINVPYRCIGGTIYTMQRAGFPKVGFISEPEPGTTTHRL
- a CDS encoding PilZ domain-containing protein, whose translation is MKYRTIDAERPAGPDRKERGAVRQSVSIAVKVRRPGENWFTSRITNLSLTGFRLQSFAKLSPGKELWVALPGFEGRRAVVLWTQAHEAGCVFDKPLHPAILDHVIKQARHSPVN